In one window of Gossypium arboreum isolate Shixiya-1 chromosome 4, ASM2569848v2, whole genome shotgun sequence DNA:
- the LOC108458408 gene encoding uncharacterized protein LOC108458408 isoform X2 translates to MSLIFYSFYTVVSSTKSTSSLGELRHIMDIDSLMLDLQGNKDIGTPEQGVGGSGCKRQQMKEKFVNTEHSSSTNRIHHRRGKEIIVYGGDILVSSTPTALMTLMASVHCS, encoded by the exons ATGAGCctaattttttattctttct ACACTGTTGTTTCTTCAACGAAATCAACCAGTTCGTTAGGTGAGCTCAGACACATCATGGATATAGACTCTCTTATGCTAGATTTGCAAGGAAATAAGGACATTGGCACTCCAGAGCAAGGGGTTGGTGGTAGTGGTTGTAAAAGGCAACAAATGAAGGAGAAATTTGTGAACACAGAACATAGTAGCAGTACGAATCGAATCCACCATAGGAGAGGAAAGGAAATCATTGTGTATGGGGGAGATATTCTTGTATCTTCTACTCCTACGGCCCTCATGACCCTAATGGCCTCG GTTCATTGCAGTTGA
- the LOC108458408 gene encoding uncharacterized protein LOC108458408 isoform X1, producing MSLIFYSFYTVVSSTKSTSSLGELRHIMDIDSLMLDLQGNKDIGTPEQGVGGSGCKRQQMKEKFVNTEHSSSTNRIHHRRGKEIIVYGGDILVSSTPTALMTLMASVCRSLFTGPNFGIIHNVPHVSLLGSLQLTSLDGEVNAFFPWKDHLGVRRYPFCPYVVRKRWEEHLPQYCENMCKCTWLYK from the exons ATGAGCctaattttttattctttct ACACTGTTGTTTCTTCAACGAAATCAACCAGTTCGTTAGGTGAGCTCAGACACATCATGGATATAGACTCTCTTATGCTAGATTTGCAAGGAAATAAGGACATTGGCACTCCAGAGCAAGGGGTTGGTGGTAGTGGTTGTAAAAGGCAACAAATGAAGGAGAAATTTGTGAACACAGAACATAGTAGCAGTACGAATCGAATCCACCATAGGAGAGGAAAGGAAATCATTGTGTATGGGGGAGATATTCTTGTATCTTCTACTCCTACGGCCCTCATGACCCTAATGGCCTCGGTATGCAGATCTCTTTTTACGGGGCCTAACTTTGGAATAATTCATAATGTACCGCATGTTTCCCTTCTAGGTTCATTGCAGTTGACCTCTCTAGATGGTGAGGTAAATGCTTTCTTCCCTTGGAAGGATCATCTTGGTGTAAGGAGATATCCCTTTTGTCCCTATGTAGTTAGGAAGAGATGGGAGGAACACCTTCCCCAGTATTGCGAGAatatgtgcaagtgtacatgGTTATACAAGTAG